Proteins encoded in a region of the Triticum dicoccoides isolate Atlit2015 ecotype Zavitan chromosome 3A, WEW_v2.0, whole genome shotgun sequence genome:
- the LOC119270399 gene encoding disease resistance protein RGA5-like isoform X1, with amino-acid sequence MEIAMGAIGPLLPKLGDLLMGELTMEKQVRKGIVSLVTELKLMHAVLGKVSKVPADQLDEGVKIWAGNVKELSYQMEDIVDSFMVRVGDGGESTNPKNRVKKILKKVKRLFENGKDLHRISDALEEVVLQAKQLAELRQRYDQEMRDTSVGASVDPRMMALYTDVTELVGIEETRDELINMLIEGDDWLKQPLKTVSIVGFGGLGKTTLAKSAYDQIKGQFDCDAFISVSQNPDKKKVFKNILYELDKNKYAHIRSEEWEENHMIDEIIEFLNGKRYLIIIDDIWDKEVWKLIKCAFSKKSPGSRLITTTRIVSVSEACCSSRDDIYKMKPLSDDVSRTLFYKRVFSQENGCPQELLQVSKDILKKCGGIPLAIISIASLLANNHQMKTKHQWYTLLNSIGRGLTEDQSLEEMKKILLFSYYDLPPYLKPCLLYLSIFPEDHEIMRDRLIWRWISEGLVYSDRQETSLYELGNSYFNELVNRSMIQPIGIDVVGNVQGCRVHDMVLDLICSLSSEENFVTILDDTRRKIPNSEIKVRRLSVQNSKIDVDTTRMEHMRSLTVFTSDVVGKVLNISSFQVLRVLDLEGCENVSDVGYVGNLLHLRYLELKGTRVKDLPMEIGKLQFLLTLDLRGTKIEVLPSSVVQLRRLMCLYVDYDMKLPSGIGNLTSLEVLDELGLSDVDLDFVKELGRLTKLRVLGLDCDDFDERLGKALEESISNIYKLDSLDVYVSDGLINCLSEDWVPPPQLRRLAFPSTQSWFGTLPLARSWFKTLPLWINPSSLPLLSYLEITLFEVRSEVIQLLGTLPALVYLQIWNYSVYRKGHEVEAHVLSSGAALFPCATECRFYSIGAMPSMFPRGAAPRLKRLVFSFAAKWISRENLDLGMRHLPSLQRVRVHVIEEGASRQEVAEAEDALRAAAEDHPNRPVLEIGIC; translated from the exons ATGGAGATTGCCATGGGGGCTATTGGGCCTCTCCTCCCGAAGCTCGGCGATCTGCTCATGGGCGAGCTCACCATGGAGAAACAGGTGAGAAAAGGCATCGTGTCTCTTGTGACAGAGCTGAAATTGATGCATGCTGTCCTCGGCAAGGTGTCGAAAGTGCCGGCGGACCAGCTTGACGAGGGGGTCAAGATCTGGGCAGGAAATGTCAAGGAGTTGTCCTACCAAATGGAGGACATCGTTGATAGTTTCATGGTGCGTGTGGGGGATGGTGGAGAGTCCACCAACCCGAAGAACAGAGTCAAGAAGATACTCAAGAAGGTCAAAAGATTATTCGAGAATGGCAAGGATCTCCATCGAATCTCTGATGCTTTGGAAGAAGTGGTTCTTCAAGCTAAGCAGTTGGCGGAGCTGCGTCAAAGGTATGATCAAGAGATGCGGGATACTAGTGTTGGTGCTAGCGTTGACCCCCGCATGATGGCCCTATACACAGATGTGACGGAGCTCGTCGGCATTGAAGAAACACGAGATGAGTTGATCAACATGTTGATTGAAGGTGATGATTGGTTGAAGCAGCCGTTGAAGACAGTCTCCATTGTTGGATTTGGTGGGTTGGGCAAAACAACTCTTGCCAAATCAGCATATGACCAGATCAAAGGGCAATTCGATTGCGATGCTTTTATTTCGGTTTCTCAGAATCCCGACAAGAAGAAAGTTTTCAAGAATATTCTCTATGAACTTGACAAGAACAAGTATGCACACATTCGTAGCGAAGAATGGGAAGAAAATCATATGATCGATGAAATCATCGAATTCCTTAATGGAAAGAG GTACCTCATCATAATTGATGACATATGGGATAAAGAAGTCTGGAAATTAATCAAGTGTGCTTTCTCCAAGAAGAGTCCTGGAAGCCGACTAATCACAACAACTCGTATTGTTAGTGTCTCTGAAGCATGTTGTTCTTCTAGGGATGATATTTACAAAATGAAACCACTTTCTGACGATGTATCAAGAACACTCTTCTATAAAAGAGTATTTTCTCAAGAGAATGGGTGTCCTCAAGAATTGTTGCAAGTATCCAAAGACATTTTGAAGAAATGTGGTGGCATACCATTAGCTATTATTTCTATAGCAAGTCTTCTGGCTAATAATCATCAGATGAAAACAAAGCACCAGTGGTATACTTTGCTCAATTCCATTGGCCGTGGGCTCACAGAAGATCAAAGTTTGGAGGAGATGAAAAAGATATTATTATTCAGCTATTATGATCTACCCCCATATCTGAAACCTTGTTTATTATATCTTAGCATCTTCCCAGAAGATCACGAGATTATGAGAGATAGGCTGATATGGAGATGGATATCCGAAGGTCTTGTTTACAGTGATAGACAAGAAACTAGCTTATATGAGCTCGGTAATAGCTACTTCAATGAGCTAGTGAATAGAAGTATGATCCAGCCGATAGGCATTGATGTTGTAGGAAATGTACAAGGTTGCCGTGTACATGACATGGTTCTTGACCTTATATGCTCATTATCAAGTGAAGAAAACTTTGTCACAATACTAGATGACACCAGAAGAAAAATTCCTAACTCAGAGATCAAGGTTCGCAGATTGTCCGTTCAAAATAGCAAGATAGATGTGGATACCACTAGGATGGAGCATATGAGATCTCTTACTGTTTTCACAAGTGATGTTGTTGGGAAAGTGTTGAATATTTCAAGTTTTCAAGTTCTGCGCGTGTTGGATTTAGAAGGCTGTGAAAATGTCTCAGATGTTGGGTATGTCGGGAATCTATTGCATTTGAGGTACTTGGAGCTAAAAGGTACTCGTGTTAAGGACCTTCCCATGGAAATAGGGAAGCTGCAGTTTTTGCTTACCTTGGATTTAAGAGGGACTAAGATAGAAGTACTGCCATCGAGTGTTGTTCAACTAAGACGTCTAATGTGCCTGTATgttgattatgatatgaagctgccaTCTGGAATAGGTAACCTGACTTCCCTAGAAGTGCTAGATGAGCTGGGGTTATCTGACGTGGACCTTGATTTTGTGAAAGAATTGGGCCGTCTGACCAAGCTCAGGGTGCTCGGGCTTGACTGCGATGATTTTGATGAGAGACTGGGTAAAGCTTTGGAGGAATCCATTAGTAATATATACAAATTGGACAGTCTAGATGTATATGTCTCTGATGGACTCATCAATTGCCTGAGCGAAGATTGGGTGCCTCCTCCACAACTCCGTAGATTGGCTTTCCCGTCAACTCAAAGTTGGTTCGGGACATTGCCGTTAGCACGAAGTTGGTTCAAGACATTGCCGTTATGGATTAATCCTTCATCGCTTCCTCTCCTCTCCTATCTGGAGATAACGTTGTTTGAAGTGCGATCGGAGGTAATCCAGCTTCTTGGGACTCTGCCTGCTCTTGTTTATCTTCAGATATGGAATTATTCTGTGTACAGAAAAGGGCATGAGGTGGAAGCGCACGTCCTTTCCTCTGGTGCTGCGTTATTCCCATGTGCGACGGAGTGCCGCTTCTATAGTATTGGTGCCATGCCATCAATGTTTCCACGAGGAGCAGCGCCAAGGCTTAAACGCCTTGTGTTCTCCTTCGCAGCCAAGTGGATCTCCCGTGAAAACTTGGATTTGGGCATGCGGCACCTACCTTCCCTCCAGCGAGTCAGGGTTCATGTTATCGAGGAGGGAGCTAGCCGTCAGGAGGTGGCTGAAGCGGAGGATGCGCTAAGGGCCGCAGCGGAGGACCACCCCAACCGTCCCGTCCTTGAGATTGGGATATGTTGA
- the LOC119270399 gene encoding disease resistance protein RGA5-like isoform X2 produces the protein MEIAMGAIGPLLPKLGDLLMGELTMEKQVRKGIVSLVTELKLMHAVLGKVSKVPADQLDEGVKIWAGNVKELSYQMEDIVDSFMVRVGDGGESTNPKNRVKKILKKVKRLFENGKDLHRISDALEEVVLQAKQLAELRQRYDQEMRDTSVGASVDPRMMALYTDVTELVGIEETRDELINMLIEGDDWLKQPLKTVSIVGFGGLGKTTLAKSAYDQIKGQFDCDAFISVSQNPDKKKVFKNILYELDKNKYAHIRSEEWEENHMIDEIIEFLNGKRYLIIIDDIWDKEVWKLIKCAFSKKSPGSRLITTTRIVSVSEACCSSRDDIYKMKPLSDDVSRTLFYKRVFSQENGCPQELLQVSKDILKKCGGIPLAIISIASLLANNHQMKTKHQWYTLLNSIGRGLTEDQSLEEMKKILLFSYYDLPPYLKPCLLYLSIFPEDHEIMRDRLIWRWISEGLVYSDRQETSLYELGNSYFNELVNRSMIQPIGIDVVGNVQGCRVHDMVLDLICSLSSEENFVTILDDTRRKIPNSEIKVRRLSVQNSKIDVDTTRMEHMRSLTVFTSDVVGKVLNISSFQVLRVLDLEGCENVSDVGYVGNLLHLRYLELKGTRVKDLPMEIGKLQFLLTLDLRGTKIEVLPSSVVQLRRLMCLYVDYDMKLPSGIGNLTSLEVLDELGLSDVDLDFVKELGRLTKLRVLGLDCDDFDERLGKALEESISNIYKLDSLDVYVSDGLINCLSEDWVPPPQLRRLAFPSTQSWFKTLPLWINPSSLPLLSYLEITLFEVRSEVIQLLGTLPALVYLQIWNYSVYRKGHEVEAHVLSSGAALFPCATECRFYSIGAMPSMFPRGAAPRLKRLVFSFAAKWISRENLDLGMRHLPSLQRVRVHVIEEGASRQEVAEAEDALRAAAEDHPNRPVLEIGIC, from the exons ATGGAGATTGCCATGGGGGCTATTGGGCCTCTCCTCCCGAAGCTCGGCGATCTGCTCATGGGCGAGCTCACCATGGAGAAACAGGTGAGAAAAGGCATCGTGTCTCTTGTGACAGAGCTGAAATTGATGCATGCTGTCCTCGGCAAGGTGTCGAAAGTGCCGGCGGACCAGCTTGACGAGGGGGTCAAGATCTGGGCAGGAAATGTCAAGGAGTTGTCCTACCAAATGGAGGACATCGTTGATAGTTTCATGGTGCGTGTGGGGGATGGTGGAGAGTCCACCAACCCGAAGAACAGAGTCAAGAAGATACTCAAGAAGGTCAAAAGATTATTCGAGAATGGCAAGGATCTCCATCGAATCTCTGATGCTTTGGAAGAAGTGGTTCTTCAAGCTAAGCAGTTGGCGGAGCTGCGTCAAAGGTATGATCAAGAGATGCGGGATACTAGTGTTGGTGCTAGCGTTGACCCCCGCATGATGGCCCTATACACAGATGTGACGGAGCTCGTCGGCATTGAAGAAACACGAGATGAGTTGATCAACATGTTGATTGAAGGTGATGATTGGTTGAAGCAGCCGTTGAAGACAGTCTCCATTGTTGGATTTGGTGGGTTGGGCAAAACAACTCTTGCCAAATCAGCATATGACCAGATCAAAGGGCAATTCGATTGCGATGCTTTTATTTCGGTTTCTCAGAATCCCGACAAGAAGAAAGTTTTCAAGAATATTCTCTATGAACTTGACAAGAACAAGTATGCACACATTCGTAGCGAAGAATGGGAAGAAAATCATATGATCGATGAAATCATCGAATTCCTTAATGGAAAGAG GTACCTCATCATAATTGATGACATATGGGATAAAGAAGTCTGGAAATTAATCAAGTGTGCTTTCTCCAAGAAGAGTCCTGGAAGCCGACTAATCACAACAACTCGTATTGTTAGTGTCTCTGAAGCATGTTGTTCTTCTAGGGATGATATTTACAAAATGAAACCACTTTCTGACGATGTATCAAGAACACTCTTCTATAAAAGAGTATTTTCTCAAGAGAATGGGTGTCCTCAAGAATTGTTGCAAGTATCCAAAGACATTTTGAAGAAATGTGGTGGCATACCATTAGCTATTATTTCTATAGCAAGTCTTCTGGCTAATAATCATCAGATGAAAACAAAGCACCAGTGGTATACTTTGCTCAATTCCATTGGCCGTGGGCTCACAGAAGATCAAAGTTTGGAGGAGATGAAAAAGATATTATTATTCAGCTATTATGATCTACCCCCATATCTGAAACCTTGTTTATTATATCTTAGCATCTTCCCAGAAGATCACGAGATTATGAGAGATAGGCTGATATGGAGATGGATATCCGAAGGTCTTGTTTACAGTGATAGACAAGAAACTAGCTTATATGAGCTCGGTAATAGCTACTTCAATGAGCTAGTGAATAGAAGTATGATCCAGCCGATAGGCATTGATGTTGTAGGAAATGTACAAGGTTGCCGTGTACATGACATGGTTCTTGACCTTATATGCTCATTATCAAGTGAAGAAAACTTTGTCACAATACTAGATGACACCAGAAGAAAAATTCCTAACTCAGAGATCAAGGTTCGCAGATTGTCCGTTCAAAATAGCAAGATAGATGTGGATACCACTAGGATGGAGCATATGAGATCTCTTACTGTTTTCACAAGTGATGTTGTTGGGAAAGTGTTGAATATTTCAAGTTTTCAAGTTCTGCGCGTGTTGGATTTAGAAGGCTGTGAAAATGTCTCAGATGTTGGGTATGTCGGGAATCTATTGCATTTGAGGTACTTGGAGCTAAAAGGTACTCGTGTTAAGGACCTTCCCATGGAAATAGGGAAGCTGCAGTTTTTGCTTACCTTGGATTTAAGAGGGACTAAGATAGAAGTACTGCCATCGAGTGTTGTTCAACTAAGACGTCTAATGTGCCTGTATgttgattatgatatgaagctgccaTCTGGAATAGGTAACCTGACTTCCCTAGAAGTGCTAGATGAGCTGGGGTTATCTGACGTGGACCTTGATTTTGTGAAAGAATTGGGCCGTCTGACCAAGCTCAGGGTGCTCGGGCTTGACTGCGATGATTTTGATGAGAGACTGGGTAAAGCTTTGGAGGAATCCATTAGTAATATATACAAATTGGACAGTCTAGATGTATATGTCTCTGATGGACTCATCAATTGCCTGAGCGAAGATTGGGTGCCTCCTCCACAACTCCGTAGATTGGCTTTCCCGTCAACTCAAAGTTG GTTCAAGACATTGCCGTTATGGATTAATCCTTCATCGCTTCCTCTCCTCTCCTATCTGGAGATAACGTTGTTTGAAGTGCGATCGGAGGTAATCCAGCTTCTTGGGACTCTGCCTGCTCTTGTTTATCTTCAGATATGGAATTATTCTGTGTACAGAAAAGGGCATGAGGTGGAAGCGCACGTCCTTTCCTCTGGTGCTGCGTTATTCCCATGTGCGACGGAGTGCCGCTTCTATAGTATTGGTGCCATGCCATCAATGTTTCCACGAGGAGCAGCGCCAAGGCTTAAACGCCTTGTGTTCTCCTTCGCAGCCAAGTGGATCTCCCGTGAAAACTTGGATTTGGGCATGCGGCACCTACCTTCCCTCCAGCGAGTCAGGGTTCATGTTATCGAGGAGGGAGCTAGCCGTCAGGAGGTGGCTGAAGCGGAGGATGCGCTAAGGGCCGCAGCGGAGGACCACCCCAACCGTCCCGTCCTTGAGATTGGGATATGTTGA
- the LOC119270399 gene encoding disease resistance protein PIK6-NP-like isoform X3, whose protein sequence is MARISIESLMLWKKWFFKLSSWRSCVKDVTELVGIEETRDELINMLIEGDDWLKQPLKTVSIVGFGGLGKTTLAKSAYDQIKGQFDCDAFISVSQNPDKKKVFKNILYELDKNKYAHIRSEEWEENHMIDEIIEFLNGKRYLIIIDDIWDKEVWKLIKCAFSKKSPGSRLITTTRIVSVSEACCSSRDDIYKMKPLSDDVSRTLFYKRVFSQENGCPQELLQVSKDILKKCGGIPLAIISIASLLANNHQMKTKHQWYTLLNSIGRGLTEDQSLEEMKKILLFSYYDLPPYLKPCLLYLSIFPEDHEIMRDRLIWRWISEGLVYSDRQETSLYELGNSYFNELVNRSMIQPIGIDVVGNVQGCRVHDMVLDLICSLSSEENFVTILDDTRRKIPNSEIKVRRLSVQNSKIDVDTTRMEHMRSLTVFTSDVVGKVLNISSFQVLRVLDLEGCENVSDVGYVGNLLHLRYLELKGTRVKDLPMEIGKLQFLLTLDLRGTKIEVLPSSVVQLRRLMCLYVDYDMKLPSGIGNLTSLEVLDELGLSDVDLDFVKELGRLTKLRVLGLDCDDFDERLGKALEESISNIYKLDSLDVYVSDGLINCLSEDWVPPPQLRRLAFPSTQSWFGTLPLARSWFKTLPLWINPSSLPLLSYLEITLFEVRSEVIQLLGTLPALVYLQIWNYSVYRKGHEVEAHVLSSGAALFPCATECRFYSIGAMPSMFPRGAAPRLKRLVFSFAAKWISRENLDLGMRHLPSLQRVRVHVIEEGASRQEVAEAEDALRAAAEDHPNRPVLEIGIC, encoded by the exons ATGGCAAGGATCTCCATCGAATCTCTGATGCTTTGGAAGAAGTGGTTCTTCAAGCTAAGCAGTTGGCGGAGCTGCGTCAAAG ATGTGACGGAGCTCGTCGGCATTGAAGAAACACGAGATGAGTTGATCAACATGTTGATTGAAGGTGATGATTGGTTGAAGCAGCCGTTGAAGACAGTCTCCATTGTTGGATTTGGTGGGTTGGGCAAAACAACTCTTGCCAAATCAGCATATGACCAGATCAAAGGGCAATTCGATTGCGATGCTTTTATTTCGGTTTCTCAGAATCCCGACAAGAAGAAAGTTTTCAAGAATATTCTCTATGAACTTGACAAGAACAAGTATGCACACATTCGTAGCGAAGAATGGGAAGAAAATCATATGATCGATGAAATCATCGAATTCCTTAATGGAAAGAG GTACCTCATCATAATTGATGACATATGGGATAAAGAAGTCTGGAAATTAATCAAGTGTGCTTTCTCCAAGAAGAGTCCTGGAAGCCGACTAATCACAACAACTCGTATTGTTAGTGTCTCTGAAGCATGTTGTTCTTCTAGGGATGATATTTACAAAATGAAACCACTTTCTGACGATGTATCAAGAACACTCTTCTATAAAAGAGTATTTTCTCAAGAGAATGGGTGTCCTCAAGAATTGTTGCAAGTATCCAAAGACATTTTGAAGAAATGTGGTGGCATACCATTAGCTATTATTTCTATAGCAAGTCTTCTGGCTAATAATCATCAGATGAAAACAAAGCACCAGTGGTATACTTTGCTCAATTCCATTGGCCGTGGGCTCACAGAAGATCAAAGTTTGGAGGAGATGAAAAAGATATTATTATTCAGCTATTATGATCTACCCCCATATCTGAAACCTTGTTTATTATATCTTAGCATCTTCCCAGAAGATCACGAGATTATGAGAGATAGGCTGATATGGAGATGGATATCCGAAGGTCTTGTTTACAGTGATAGACAAGAAACTAGCTTATATGAGCTCGGTAATAGCTACTTCAATGAGCTAGTGAATAGAAGTATGATCCAGCCGATAGGCATTGATGTTGTAGGAAATGTACAAGGTTGCCGTGTACATGACATGGTTCTTGACCTTATATGCTCATTATCAAGTGAAGAAAACTTTGTCACAATACTAGATGACACCAGAAGAAAAATTCCTAACTCAGAGATCAAGGTTCGCAGATTGTCCGTTCAAAATAGCAAGATAGATGTGGATACCACTAGGATGGAGCATATGAGATCTCTTACTGTTTTCACAAGTGATGTTGTTGGGAAAGTGTTGAATATTTCAAGTTTTCAAGTTCTGCGCGTGTTGGATTTAGAAGGCTGTGAAAATGTCTCAGATGTTGGGTATGTCGGGAATCTATTGCATTTGAGGTACTTGGAGCTAAAAGGTACTCGTGTTAAGGACCTTCCCATGGAAATAGGGAAGCTGCAGTTTTTGCTTACCTTGGATTTAAGAGGGACTAAGATAGAAGTACTGCCATCGAGTGTTGTTCAACTAAGACGTCTAATGTGCCTGTATgttgattatgatatgaagctgccaTCTGGAATAGGTAACCTGACTTCCCTAGAAGTGCTAGATGAGCTGGGGTTATCTGACGTGGACCTTGATTTTGTGAAAGAATTGGGCCGTCTGACCAAGCTCAGGGTGCTCGGGCTTGACTGCGATGATTTTGATGAGAGACTGGGTAAAGCTTTGGAGGAATCCATTAGTAATATATACAAATTGGACAGTCTAGATGTATATGTCTCTGATGGACTCATCAATTGCCTGAGCGAAGATTGGGTGCCTCCTCCACAACTCCGTAGATTGGCTTTCCCGTCAACTCAAAGTTGGTTCGGGACATTGCCGTTAGCACGAAGTTGGTTCAAGACATTGCCGTTATGGATTAATCCTTCATCGCTTCCTCTCCTCTCCTATCTGGAGATAACGTTGTTTGAAGTGCGATCGGAGGTAATCCAGCTTCTTGGGACTCTGCCTGCTCTTGTTTATCTTCAGATATGGAATTATTCTGTGTACAGAAAAGGGCATGAGGTGGAAGCGCACGTCCTTTCCTCTGGTGCTGCGTTATTCCCATGTGCGACGGAGTGCCGCTTCTATAGTATTGGTGCCATGCCATCAATGTTTCCACGAGGAGCAGCGCCAAGGCTTAAACGCCTTGTGTTCTCCTTCGCAGCCAAGTGGATCTCCCGTGAAAACTTGGATTTGGGCATGCGGCACCTACCTTCCCTCCAGCGAGTCAGGGTTCATGTTATCGAGGAGGGAGCTAGCCGTCAGGAGGTGGCTGAAGCGGAGGATGCGCTAAGGGCCGCAGCGGAGGACCACCCCAACCGTCCCGTCCTTGAGATTGGGATATGTTGA